In a genomic window of Azospirillum lipoferum 4B:
- a CDS encoding Do family serine endopeptidase, whose amino-acid sequence MTSVIGGGAVIGAFAGAAPAQAQAATPNRNAPGSFADLAEKLLPAVVNISTSQSAPQRPQGPRPEIPQFPPGSPFEDFFRDFFDRQQQQDQPQRKATSLGSGFVIDAKNGYVVTNNHVVQDADEITVILQDDTNIKAELVGKDSKTDLALLKIKTSHPLVAVPFGDSDAMRVGDWVLAIGNPFGLGGSVTAGIISARQRNIDAGPYDDFLQTDASINRGNSGGPMFNLNGEVIGINTAIFSPSGGSVGIGFAIPSNLAKQVVAQLKEFGKTRRGWLGVRIQAVTPEIAESLGLPGHKGALVASVTPDGPAAKAGIQAGDVVTKFDGKEIDEMRRLPRVVAETSIDRAVPVEVWRKGKAQTVQVKVGELEAAEEQGLLAANPDEKQQPKDKAPAQKPTESLGMKLTVITPELRQQFEIKPDLKGVVITEVAGSSTAAEKGLRAGDVILEVGQEEVRKPEDVTAKVQKAKEQSKKSVLLLVDRKGDLRFVAIPLS is encoded by the coding sequence ATGACGTCGGTCATCGGCGGCGGCGCCGTCATCGGCGCCTTCGCCGGCGCCGCACCGGCCCAGGCCCAGGCGGCGACGCCCAACCGCAACGCGCCCGGCAGCTTCGCCGATCTGGCGGAAAAGCTGCTGCCGGCGGTCGTCAACATCTCCACCAGCCAGAGCGCGCCGCAGCGTCCGCAGGGGCCGCGGCCGGAGATCCCGCAATTCCCGCCGGGCTCGCCCTTCGAGGATTTCTTCCGGGACTTCTTCGACCGTCAGCAGCAGCAGGACCAGCCGCAGCGCAAGGCGACCTCGCTGGGCTCCGGCTTCGTCATCGACGCCAAGAACGGCTATGTGGTCACCAACAACCACGTCGTTCAGGACGCCGACGAGATCACCGTCATCCTGCAGGACGACACCAACATCAAGGCGGAGCTGGTCGGCAAGGACAGCAAGACCGACCTTGCGCTGCTGAAGATCAAGACCAGCCACCCGCTGGTCGCCGTGCCCTTCGGCGACAGCGACGCCATGCGCGTCGGCGATTGGGTGCTGGCGATCGGCAACCCGTTCGGCCTGGGCGGTTCGGTCACCGCCGGCATCATCTCTGCGCGCCAGCGCAACATCGATGCCGGTCCCTATGACGACTTCCTGCAGACCGACGCCTCGATCAACCGCGGCAATTCCGGCGGCCCGATGTTCAACCTGAACGGCGAGGTCATCGGCATCAACACCGCGATCTTCTCGCCGTCGGGCGGGTCGGTCGGCATCGGCTTCGCCATTCCGTCCAACCTGGCCAAGCAGGTGGTGGCGCAGCTGAAGGAATTCGGCAAGACCCGCCGCGGCTGGCTGGGCGTGCGCATCCAGGCGGTGACGCCGGAAATCGCCGAGAGCCTCGGCCTGCCCGGCCACAAGGGTGCGCTGGTCGCCTCCGTCACCCCTGACGGCCCGGCCGCCAAGGCCGGCATCCAGGCCGGCGACGTGGTGACGAAGTTCGACGGCAAAGAGATCGACGAGATGCGGCGCCTGCCGCGCGTCGTCGCCGAAACCTCCATCGACCGGGCCGTCCCGGTCGAGGTCTGGCGCAAGGGCAAGGCGCAGACCGTGCAGGTCAAGGTCGGCGAACTGGAAGCCGCGGAGGAGCAGGGCCTGCTCGCCGCCAACCCGGACGAGAAGCAGCAGCCGAAGGACAAGGCCCCGGCCCAGAAGCCGACGGAATCGCTCGGCATGAAGCTGACCGTCATCACCCCGGAACTGCGCCAGCAGTTCGAGATCAAGCCCGACCTGAAGGGCGTGGTCATCACCGAGGTTGCCGGAAGCTCCACCGCCGCCGAGAAGGGTCTGCGCGCCGGCGACGTCATCCTAGAAGTCGGGCAGGAAGAGGTCCGCAAGCCGGAGGACGTCACCGCCAAGGTCCAGAAGGCCAAGGAGCAGAGCAAGAAGTCCGTCCTGCTCCTGGTCGACCGCAAGGGCGACCTGCGCTTCGTGGCGATCCCGCTCAGCTGA
- the hflC gene encoding protease modulator HflC — MNRTLAIAGIGIVALGIVASSSLFTVNEAQQALVLQFGEPRRMIQEPGLQAKIPFIQEVRLLDRRVLDLDPPVEQVILADQKRLDVDAFARYRIQDPLRFYQTAGTEAVAETRLNSIVNSALRRVLGNVTVLSVLSDERARIMTDIKSQVNDEAKRFGIEIVDVRIRRADLPEETSQSIFARMRSEREREASEARAQGQEQSQQIKSRAERERTVIIAEAQRDAQILRGEGDNTALKLIAEATSQDPGFYGFYRSLEAYRKSLNGNDTTMVLSPNGEFFRYFSGPGPQAGGGPAAAQAAPQAAPQAAPPAAAAAPAQ; from the coding sequence ATGAACCGCACCCTCGCCATCGCCGGCATCGGCATCGTCGCCCTCGGCATCGTCGCCTCGTCGTCCCTGTTCACCGTCAACGAGGCCCAGCAGGCGCTGGTCCTGCAGTTCGGCGAACCGCGCCGGATGATCCAGGAGCCCGGCCTGCAGGCCAAGATCCCCTTCATCCAGGAGGTCCGGCTCCTCGACCGCCGCGTGCTCGACCTCGATCCGCCGGTGGAGCAGGTCATCCTGGCCGACCAGAAGCGCCTGGACGTCGACGCCTTCGCCCGCTACCGCATCCAGGACCCGCTGCGCTTCTACCAGACCGCCGGGACCGAGGCGGTGGCGGAGACGCGCCTGAACTCCATCGTCAACTCGGCGCTGCGCCGCGTGCTCGGCAACGTCACGGTCCTGTCGGTCCTGTCGGACGAGCGCGCCCGCATCATGACCGATATCAAGTCGCAGGTGAACGACGAGGCCAAGCGCTTCGGCATCGAGATCGTCGACGTCCGCATCCGCCGCGCCGACCTGCCGGAGGAGACCAGCCAGTCGATCTTCGCCCGCATGCGCTCCGAACGCGAACGCGAGGCGTCCGAGGCGCGCGCCCAGGGCCAGGAGCAGTCGCAGCAGATCAAGTCGCGCGCCGAACGCGAACGCACGGTCATCATCGCCGAGGCCCAGCGCGACGCGCAGATCCTGCGAGGCGAAGGCGACAACACCGCGCTGAAGCTGATCGCCGAGGCGACGTCGCAGGACCCCGGCTTCTACGGCTTCTACCGCTCGCTGGAGGCATACCGGAAGTCGCTGAACGGCAACGACACCACCATGGTGCTGTCGCCGAACGGCGAGTTCTTCCGCTACTTCAGCGGCCCGGGGCCGCAGGCGGGAGGCGGCCCGGCCGCCGCGCAGGCGGCTCCCCAAGCGGCTCCTCAGGCGGCTCCGCCTGCCGCTGCCGCCGCTCCGGCGCAGTAA
- the pcp gene encoding pyroglutamyl-peptidase I, with the protein MPTILLTGFEPFGGEAVNPSWEAVRRLDGWECRGHRVAARLMPCVFGASLDALDRAVAETDPVALLAVGQAQSRAELSLERVAVNLDDARIPDTAGNRPVDAPVVAGGPAAYFASLPVKAIAAALRDAGIPAGLSHSAGSFVCNHLFYGACHLRAVRRPALRVGFLHIPLAPEQAVRHPGVPSMAIEQVVAGLRIAVETILTTAEDRHEPAGTLE; encoded by the coding sequence ATGCCGACGATCCTGCTCACCGGGTTCGAGCCTTTCGGCGGCGAGGCGGTCAACCCGTCCTGGGAAGCGGTGCGGCGGCTCGACGGCTGGGAGTGCCGTGGCCACCGTGTCGCCGCCCGCCTGATGCCCTGCGTCTTCGGCGCGTCGCTCGACGCGCTCGACCGTGCGGTGGCAGAAACCGACCCGGTGGCCCTGCTCGCCGTCGGGCAGGCGCAGAGCCGGGCGGAGTTGTCGCTGGAACGGGTGGCCGTCAACCTGGACGACGCCCGCATTCCCGACACTGCCGGCAACCGGCCGGTCGACGCGCCTGTGGTGGCGGGCGGCCCGGCCGCCTATTTCGCCAGCCTGCCGGTGAAGGCCATCGCCGCCGCCCTGCGCGACGCCGGCATTCCCGCCGGCCTGTCGCACAGCGCCGGCAGCTTCGTTTGCAACCATCTGTTCTACGGCGCCTGCCATCTGCGGGCGGTGCGGCGCCCGGCCCTGCGCGTCGGCTTCCTGCACATCCCGCTGGCCCCCGAGCAGGCGGTGCGCCACCCCGGCGTTCCATCGATGGCGATAGAGCAGGTGGTCGCCGGCCTGCGCATCGCGGTGGAGACCATCCTGACGACGGCGGAGGACCGGCACGAGCCGGCGGGAACGCTGGAATAG
- a CDS encoding VOC family protein: MTTLTPFHIAFPVDDLAAARHFYGTVLGCPEGRSSDEWIDFDLFGHQIVAHLKPRDPNAAPAHRNPVDGHDVPVPHFGVVLQPADWDALAEKLKAAGVTFVIEPYTRFKGQVGEQSTMFFLDPAGNALEFKAFADMSQLFAK, encoded by the coding sequence ATGACGACGCTGACGCCCTTCCACATCGCCTTCCCGGTCGACGATCTGGCCGCCGCCCGCCATTTCTACGGCACCGTGCTCGGTTGCCCGGAGGGGCGCAGCAGCGACGAGTGGATCGACTTCGACCTGTTCGGACACCAGATCGTCGCCCATCTGAAGCCGCGCGACCCCAACGCCGCCCCGGCCCACCGCAATCCGGTGGACGGCCACGACGTGCCGGTGCCGCATTTCGGCGTCGTGCTGCAGCCCGCCGATTGGGACGCGCTGGCCGAAAAGCTGAAGGCCGCCGGGGTGACGTTCGTGATCGAGCCCTACACCCGCTTCAAGGGGCAGGTGGGCGAACAATCCACCATGTTCTTCCTCGACCCCGCCGGCAACGCGCTGGAGTTCAAGGCCTTCGCCGACATGTCGCAGCTGTTCGCGAAGTAA
- a CDS encoding tetratricopeptide repeat protein, with product MSAPAAPDDTAPEDAMATALRLHRTGRWAQAVAVYDRLLGDPRLEPARAAHAYANRGAALRRLGRPDEAVASCIEAVLRRPDLAEAYANIGAILQENGHPLAALDACSRAGALSPGLYTGYLAMANAHQDCGDHARALTLLQRAATLAPAMPSVRYNLAEALLLHGRFAEGWLAYEARWQAQELALTRPACPKPEWTAQDIAGKTLLVVEEQGFGDTLQFIRLIPLVKARGARRVVVRCRAPLARLLAGMEGVDAVVTALPQPDSYDFWVPLMSLMQRLGVAPDRIQATAPYLRPPQEAVAHWAGTLPATGGLRAGLVWAGDPRLGHAAASRTDSRRSLPLARLAPLLAVEGVSWVSLQKGPAAAQLGQVNGAAIFDPMAEVTDFADTAAIVRQLDLVIGVDTAVVHLAGALGVPVWVLSRFSGCWRWQLDRDDSPWYPTLRLFRQDRPGDWAPAVERVREELLHAVRLSRHDRRPA from the coding sequence ATGAGCGCACCCGCCGCCCCGGACGACACCGCCCCTGAGGATGCCATGGCAACGGCCCTGCGCCTGCACCGCACCGGGCGCTGGGCGCAGGCGGTCGCGGTCTATGACAGGCTGCTGGGCGATCCGCGGCTGGAGCCCGCGCGGGCTGCGCACGCCTATGCCAACCGTGGGGCGGCGCTGCGCCGGCTCGGCCGGCCCGACGAGGCGGTGGCGTCCTGCATCGAGGCGGTGCTGCGCCGCCCCGATCTGGCGGAGGCCTATGCCAACATCGGCGCGATCCTGCAGGAGAACGGCCATCCCCTGGCGGCGCTCGACGCCTGCAGTCGGGCGGGCGCGCTGTCGCCCGGCCTCTACACCGGCTATCTGGCGATGGCCAATGCCCACCAGGACTGCGGCGACCATGCCCGCGCCCTGACGCTGCTGCAACGTGCCGCCACCCTTGCCCCGGCAATGCCCAGCGTGCGCTACAATCTGGCGGAGGCACTGCTGCTTCACGGCCGGTTCGCGGAGGGCTGGCTGGCCTACGAGGCGCGCTGGCAGGCGCAGGAGCTGGCCCTGACCCGGCCCGCCTGCCCCAAACCCGAATGGACCGCACAGGACATCGCCGGCAAGACCCTGCTGGTGGTGGAAGAGCAGGGGTTCGGCGATACCCTGCAATTCATCCGCCTGATCCCGCTGGTGAAGGCACGCGGCGCGCGGCGGGTGGTGGTGCGATGCCGGGCGCCGCTGGCCCGGCTGCTGGCGGGGATGGAGGGCGTCGATGCGGTGGTGACAGCCCTGCCCCAGCCGGACAGCTATGATTTCTGGGTTCCGCTGATGTCGCTGATGCAGCGGCTGGGGGTGGCGCCGGACCGCATTCAGGCAACCGCGCCCTATCTGCGCCCACCGCAGGAGGCGGTCGCCCATTGGGCCGGAACCTTGCCGGCAACGGGAGGGTTGAGGGCCGGTCTGGTCTGGGCCGGCGACCCGCGGCTGGGCCATGCCGCCGCCAGCCGCACCGATTCCCGCCGCAGCCTGCCCCTCGCCCGGCTCGCCCCGCTGCTGGCGGTGGAGGGCGTGTCCTGGGTCAGTCTGCAGAAAGGGCCGGCGGCGGCGCAGCTTGGACAGGTCAACGGCGCGGCCATCTTCGATCCGATGGCGGAAGTCACCGACTTCGCCGACACCGCGGCCATCGTCCGGCAGCTCGACCTCGTGATCGGGGTGGACACCGCCGTCGTCCATCTCGCCGGAGCCTTGGGCGTGCCGGTGTGGGTGCTGTCGCGCTTCAGCGGCTGCTGGCGCTGGCAGCTCGACCGCGACGACAGCCCCTGGTATCCGACCCTGCGGCTGTTCCGGCAGGACCGCCCCGGCGATTGGGCGCCGGCGGTGGAGCGGGTGCGCGAAGAGCTGTTGCACGCGGTGCGGCTCTCTCGCCATGATCGCCGTCCGGCCTGA
- a CDS encoding urea carboxylase-associated family protein, with protein sequence MPSYPAAYQASKGSALDVDRAFYGRIGSQTDGRELVDSFVVPIRSGRAWTVPAGHVFRIVTVEGPQVADLNIWNRHNPRECFWASRTRQLQQAHVSNFDRLWSTLPYLRPLATITHDTLADYGIDEYGGRVHDLLGTRCDPYVNRMLTGEDFHHHCHSNLTRAVAPYGLTEFDVHDVLNVFQVTGLNAEDKYFMKACPAKKGDFLEFFAEIDLLCALSTCPGGDLSVPLWGPDARDPLEVCRPLGVEVYRLDPALLEGWSSPEVAAYRGNHGMTLPTPSWEKDPA encoded by the coding sequence ATGCCCAGCTATCCCGCCGCCTATCAGGCCAGCAAAGGATCTGCGCTCGACGTCGACCGCGCGTTCTACGGGCGCATCGGGTCGCAGACCGATGGGCGGGAACTGGTGGACAGTTTCGTGGTGCCGATCCGCTCCGGCCGCGCCTGGACGGTGCCGGCGGGCCATGTCTTCCGCATCGTCACCGTCGAGGGGCCGCAGGTCGCCGACCTGAACATCTGGAACCGTCACAACCCGCGCGAATGCTTCTGGGCCTCGCGCACGCGGCAGCTCCAGCAGGCGCATGTCAGCAATTTCGACCGGCTGTGGTCGACGCTGCCCTATCTGCGGCCGCTGGCAACGATCACCCATGACACGCTGGCGGATTACGGCATCGACGAGTATGGCGGCCGGGTCCACGACCTGCTGGGCACGCGTTGCGATCCCTACGTCAACCGCATGCTGACGGGCGAGGATTTCCACCACCACTGCCATTCCAACCTGACCCGCGCCGTCGCCCCCTACGGCCTGACCGAGTTCGACGTGCATGACGTGCTGAACGTCTTCCAGGTCACCGGGCTGAACGCCGAGGACAAGTATTTCATGAAGGCCTGCCCGGCCAAGAAGGGCGACTTCCTGGAATTCTTCGCCGAGATCGACCTGCTCTGCGCCCTGTCGACCTGCCCCGGCGGCGACCTCAGCGTGCCGCTGTGGGGACCGGACGCCCGCGACCCGCTGGAGGTCTGCCGCCCGCTGGGCGTCGAGGTCTACCGGCTGGACCCGGCTTTGCTGGAAGGCTGGTCGTCGCCGGAGGTCGCGGCCTATCGCGGCAACCACGGCATGACGCTGCCGACGCCGTCCTGGGAGAAAGACCCGGCCTGA
- a CDS encoding LuxR C-terminal-related transcriptional regulator has protein sequence MDTVRAFLIDSNKLFREGLKRLLDDSPFQILAEAGNLREALGSVENGLKPQLLLLDLQNGGDEEAEGMRRLRALLPDTRMVILTSDLCTRRLANALEAGADGYLMKDLSSDALAQSLKLVMMGEKVFPTHLAALLISGRVNGNGTEMPVSRKGLSQREVQILRCLLNGDSNKMIANHLNITEATVKVHLKSLLRKINASNRTQAAIWALNNGIGGELAGAGAVAAAANQ, from the coding sequence ATGGACACAGTGCGCGCTTTTCTTATCGACTCGAATAAGCTGTTTCGCGAGGGGCTGAAGCGCCTCCTTGACGATTCGCCCTTCCAGATCCTGGCCGAGGCGGGAAACCTGCGCGAGGCGCTGGGGTCGGTCGAGAACGGCCTGAAGCCGCAGCTCCTTCTCCTCGACCTGCAGAATGGCGGTGACGAGGAAGCGGAAGGGATGCGCCGCCTGCGCGCCCTGCTGCCGGACACCCGCATGGTCATCCTGACCAGCGATCTCTGCACCCGCCGCCTCGCCAACGCGCTGGAGGCCGGTGCCGACGGCTATCTGATGAAGGATCTGTCGTCCGACGCGCTCGCCCAGTCGCTGAAGCTGGTGATGATGGGCGAGAAGGTGTTCCCGACCCATCTGGCGGCTCTGCTGATCTCCGGCCGCGTCAACGGCAACGGCACCGAGATGCCGGTGTCGCGCAAGGGCCTGTCGCAGCGCGAGGTGCAGATCCTGCGCTGCCTGCTGAACGGCGACAGCAACAAGATGATCGCCAACCACCTGAACATCACGGAAGCCACCGTGAAGGTTCACCTGAAGAGCCTGCTGCGCAAGATCAACGCATCGAACCGCACCCAGGCCGCCATCTGGGCGCTGAACAACGGCATCGGCGGCGAGCTGGCCGGGGCCGGCGCGGTCGCGGCCGCGGCGAACCAGTAA
- the hflK gene encoding FtsH protease activity modulator HflK has protein sequence MPWNNQGGGGGGGPWGPPPGNNGPGNPWGRPQGGGNGGGGGGPQPPDLEDLLRRSQDRLRRAMPGGFGSGRGVALVVGVLALIWLASGIYRVEADEQGVVLRFGEWTRTEQPGLRYRLPSPIETVLLPKVTRVNRIEVGYRSSAGGGRNDRDVPDESLMLTGDENIIDIDFTVFWVIKDAGNFLFKIREPEVTVKKAAESAMREVIGRTDLQPALTEARQQIETSTRQLLQTMLDEYQAGIEITQVQLQKADPPQPVIDAFNDVQRARADRERARNEAEAYRNDIIPRARGEAERLVQEASAYREQVVSLAQGDAERFRKVYEAYALNKDVTARRMYLETMEEIFRGRNKIIVDGSAQNVVPYLPLNQLAPNATPVPQQAPRQAPPASSGGNQGGPRPGTQTQPQPLSSLPQTQQLSGQ, from the coding sequence GGTCCCTGGGGTCCCCCGCCGGGCAACAACGGCCCGGGCAACCCGTGGGGCCGGCCCCAAGGTGGGGGAAATGGCGGCGGCGGCGGCGGCCCGCAGCCTCCCGACCTTGAGGATCTCCTGCGCCGGAGCCAGGACCGCCTGCGCCGCGCCATGCCCGGCGGCTTCGGCAGCGGGCGCGGCGTGGCTCTGGTCGTGGGCGTGCTCGCGCTGATCTGGCTCGCCAGCGGCATCTACCGCGTCGAGGCGGACGAGCAGGGCGTGGTCCTGCGCTTCGGCGAATGGACGCGCACCGAACAGCCCGGCCTGCGCTATCGCCTGCCGTCGCCGATCGAGACGGTGCTGCTGCCGAAGGTGACGCGCGTCAACCGGATCGAGGTCGGCTACCGCTCCTCCGCGGGCGGTGGGCGCAACGACCGCGACGTGCCGGACGAGTCGCTGATGCTGACCGGCGACGAGAACATCATCGACATCGATTTCACGGTGTTCTGGGTCATCAAGGACGCCGGCAACTTCCTGTTCAAGATCCGCGAGCCGGAAGTGACGGTGAAGAAGGCCGCCGAGAGCGCCATGCGCGAGGTCATCGGCCGCACCGACCTGCAGCCCGCCCTGACCGAGGCCCGCCAGCAGATCGAAACCTCGACCCGCCAACTCCTCCAGACCATGCTGGACGAATATCAGGCGGGCATCGAGATCACCCAGGTCCAGCTGCAGAAGGCCGATCCGCCGCAGCCGGTCATCGACGCCTTCAACGACGTGCAGCGCGCCCGCGCCGACCGCGAACGCGCCCGCAACGAGGCGGAAGCCTACCGCAACGACATCATCCCGCGCGCCCGCGGCGAGGCGGAACGTCTGGTGCAGGAGGCGTCGGCCTATCGCGAGCAGGTGGTCAGCCTGGCGCAGGGTGACGCCGAGCGCTTCCGCAAGGTCTACGAGGCCTATGCGCTGAACAAGGACGTCACCGCCCGGCGCATGTATCTGGAGACGATGGAGGAGATCTTCCGCGGCCGGAACAAGATCATCGTGGACGGGTCGGCGCAGAACGTCGTGCCCTACCTGCCGCTGAACCAGCTGGCCCCGAACGCCACGCCGGTTCCGCAGCAGGCGCCTCGCCAGGCTCCGCCGGCCAGTTCCGGCGGCAACCAGGGCGGGCCGCGGCCCGGCACGCAGACGCAGCCCCAGCCGCTGTCGTCGCTGCCGCAGACCCAGCAACTGTCCGGCCAGTGA
- a CDS encoding LysR substrate-binding domain-containing protein — protein sequence MPDRVLPSLNAVRSFVAVARHLSFTKAADELAVTQGAVSRMMQTLQADLGVELIRRVGRGIELTPTGAAFYGEASAALDRIAAAARAARAQDGGVLRVSALPTLTQRWLIPRLKRFQAENPDIQVEVGIGEHRVDFAKERIDVAIRYGVEDWPGAEMATLMPETMGVFCAPSLLEQGPPLRRPADLAQHRLLQHTTRPDSWRVYLSAFGLTLPEAALSLAFEHFFMIIEAASAGMGVALLPVFLVGDDVASGRLVQPMPETLRPRGCYLIAHAPGAERARRVRRFKEWLLTEVG from the coding sequence ATGCCAGACCGCGTCCTGCCGTCGCTCAACGCCGTCCGCAGCTTCGTCGCGGTGGCCCGCCATCTCAGCTTCACCAAGGCGGCCGACGAACTGGCGGTGACCCAGGGCGCCGTCAGCCGCATGATGCAGACCCTGCAGGCCGATCTGGGCGTGGAGCTGATCCGGCGCGTCGGCCGCGGCATCGAATTGACGCCGACCGGGGCCGCCTTCTATGGCGAGGCGTCGGCGGCGCTCGACCGCATCGCGGCGGCGGCCAGGGCGGCCCGCGCGCAGGATGGCGGGGTTCTGCGGGTCAGCGCGCTGCCCACCCTGACCCAGCGCTGGCTGATCCCGCGGCTGAAGCGCTTCCAGGCGGAAAATCCCGACATCCAGGTCGAGGTCGGCATCGGCGAGCATCGCGTCGATTTCGCCAAGGAGCGCATCGACGTCGCCATCCGCTATGGCGTGGAGGACTGGCCGGGGGCGGAGATGGCGACGCTGATGCCGGAGACGATGGGCGTCTTCTGCGCGCCGTCGCTGCTGGAGCAGGGGCCGCCGCTGCGCCGACCGGCCGATCTGGCGCAGCACCGGCTGCTGCAGCACACCACCCGACCCGATTCCTGGCGCGTCTATCTCTCCGCCTTCGGACTGACCCTGCCGGAGGCAGCGCTCTCGCTGGCCTTCGAGCATTTCTTCATGATCATCGAAGCGGCGTCGGCCGGCATGGGGGTGGCACTGCTGCCGGTCTTCCTGGTGGGCGACGACGTGGCGTCGGGCCGGCTGGTCCAGCCGATGCCGGAGACCCTGCGCCCGCGCGGCTGCTACCTGATCGCCCACGCGCCGGGAGCCGAGCGGGCGCGCCGCGTCCGCCGCTTCAAGGAGTGGCTGCTGACCGAGGTGGGGTAG